The following proteins are encoded in a genomic region of Brachypodium distachyon strain Bd21 chromosome 1, Brachypodium_distachyon_v3.0, whole genome shotgun sequence:
- the LOC100844117 gene encoding serine/threonine-protein phosphatase 6 regulatory ankyrin repeat subunit C, translating into MASSPSSSAMQPSPPAMHPELLMAACHGVHTQLANLLNSDVNALVQVQHPTTEAGGGSVVVVVDDVDNPASAASTFLLQGLTPHGDSALHVAATFGDGDEYLKSAKVIYGNGGRHLLGAHNNEGNTPFHCAARAANTTVLTLLIDLARGEEATGAGGDDAAAGRMRVETLLRMQNKLGETALHGAIRAAHMPTVDALLTADPCLARVPDTGTSPLFLAVSLHHYGIARKLYARDNRLSCSGPDGKNALHAAVLRSKEMTELLLGWNKELTKQRDQHGNTPLHFAVSLESGARGLLPQYAVPVENRTGITTFLNIKEPALDLTKKMLEADPYSAFQADNNGWFPIHVAASAGRLSAVAILVTMCPGCAGLRDIDGRTFLHVAVKKRRYDIVAYACQKVSSSVLNKQDNEGNTAVHLAVEVGDWWIFACLFANKQVDLNLPNNKQHTPRELSIITIPTGLYCLVNSGILIQQALIYTNATRDICRHDGIEKDYTPVAAEDDIIISNSTQFLGLGLVLITTMAFSATFTLPGGYRADDHPNGGTPTLAGLKQFQGFMMANTLALVCSSLAVISLVFSGTPTVELSMRQQHYNISIWLSWNAIISLGIAFAIAVYIMISPIASETAIAVIVVFFSVGILHLPSIAGRFCKFSIVLCARIGILPIVRSDISKVMLLTFWPLIVIYGWQEYAWRHR; encoded by the exons ATGGCTTCTAGTCCTAGTAGCAGCGCAATGCAGCCCAGTCCACCGGCCATGCACCCCGAACTGCTCATGGCGGCATGTCATGGCGTGCACACTCAGCTGGCCAACCTTCTGAATAGCGACGTCAATGCACTAGTCCAGGTCCAGCATCCGACTActgaagccggcggcggcagcgtcgtcgtcgtcgtcgacgatGTTGACAACCCCGCCTCTGCCGCGTCGACGTTCCTCCTGCAAGGTCTCACCCCTCACGGGGACTCTGCGCTCCACGTAGCCGCAACCTTCGGAGACGGCGACGAATACCTGAAGAGCGCCAAGGTGATCTACGGCAACGGCGGCAGACACCTCTTGGGCGCGCACAACAACGAGGGGAACACGCCCTTCCACTGCGCCGCCAGGGCCGCCAACACCACCGTGCTCACTCTTCTCATCGATCTGGCTAGAGGCGAGGAAGctaccggcgccggcggggatgATGCGGCAGCTGGCCGGATGAGGGTGGAGACACTCCTGAGGATGCAGAACAAGCTTGGGGAGACAGCCTTGCACGGGGCCATCCGCGCCGCCCACATGCCCACCGTGGACGCGCTGCTGACCGCGGACCCATGCTTGGCTCGCGTCCCGGACACCGGCACTTCGCCCTTGTTCCTGGCTGTCTCGCTCCATCACTACGGCATCGCACGAAAGCTCTACGCAAGAGACAACCGGCTGTCTTGCTCCGGACCGGATGGCAAAAATGCTTTGCACGCCGCAGTTCTTCGAAGCAAAG AGATGACAGAGCTATTGTTGGGTTGGAACAAGGAGCTTACCAAACAGCGAGACCAGCATGGAAACACGCCTCTGCATTTTGCCGTATCATTGGAAAGTGGCGCTCGTGGTTTGCTTCCACAATATGCCGTGCCTGTGGAAAACAGAACCGGCATTACAACTTTTCTAAACATAAAGGAACCAGCATTGGACCTTACCAAGAAAATGCTGGAAGCGGATCCATATTCAGCATTTCAAGCGGACAACAACGGGTGGTTCCCCATACATGTGGCTGCATCTGCAGGTAGGCTCTCAGCCGTCGCCATTTTAGTCACAATGTGTCCCGGTTGTGCTGGATTGCGCGACATTGATGGGAGAACTTTTCTTCATGTTGCCGTCAAGAAGAGGAGATATGATATAGTTGCGTATGCCTGCCAGAAGGTATCATCATCAGTTTTGAACAAGCAAGACAACGAAGGGAACACTGCAGTACATCTAGCTGTGGAGGTTGGGGACTGGTGGATTTTTGCTTGTCTATTCGCAAACAAACAGGTAGACTTAAATTTGCCAAACAATAAGCAACATACTCCACGAGAACTTTCAATCATCACTATTCCTACAGGATTGTACTGCCTGGTG AACTCAGGAATATTGATACAGCAAGCACTAATATATACCAATGCTACACGAGATATTTGTCGGCATGATGGCATCGAGAAAGACTATACTCCAGTAGCAGCAGAGGATGACATAATAATATCAAATTCAACACAATTTCTTGGCCTTGGCTTAGTGCTAATTACGACGATGGCCTTTAGTGCTACATTTACATTGCCAGGGGGTTACAGAGCTGATGACCACCCTAACGGAGGAACACCAACTCTGGCTGGATTGAAACAATTTCAGGGATTCATGATGGCCAACACCTTAGCACTTGTGTGCTCATCTTTAGCCGTCATAAGTCTCGTGTTCTCTGGAACACCTACGGTCGAGCTATCCATGCGCCAGCAGCACTATAATATATCCATATGGTTATCTTGGAATGCCATAATATCCTTGGGGATAGCCTTTGCAATTGCTGTATACATCATGATCAGTCCAATTGCTTCTGAAACAGCTATTGCGGTCATTGTGGTGTTCTTTTCAGTTGGCATCCTCCACCTGCCCTCGATAGCTGGACGATTCTGTAAATTTTCAATAGTCTTATGTGCTAGGATAGGAATACTGCCAATAGTAAGATCTGATATCTCTAAGGTCATGTTGCTTACATTTTGGCCACTCATAGTAATCTATGGCTGGCAGGAATATGCATGGAGGCATCGGTGA
- the LOC104581955 gene encoding proteasome subunit beta type-2-B — MVVMDSLFGVVGDGFVAVAAGTSAVRTSYVFSNPDHDRLTQLGSHLILAATGLSSDRLRLRDELKATCLRGGNSGDAAAAAAVARLEVLGHAQSVSAVVAGYDGREGPSMYAVSAAAPPERVSHGAAGSGAGLCGPVLERLSRPGMTVKEAVEILDRCIKEVRRIGLASFVIMVVDKAGAREYAKRLVVVKPKPELGGRKFGGDTPMQN, encoded by the exons ATGGTGGTGATGGACAGCTTGTTCGGCGTGGTGGGGGACGGCTTCGtggcggtcgccgccggcacctccGCCGTGCGGACCAGCTACGTCTTCAGCAACCCCGACCACGACCGGCTCACCCAGCTCGGCTCCCACCtcatcctcgccgccaccggcctCTCCTCCGACCG ATTGCGGCTGCGGGACGAGCTCAAGGCGACCTGCTTGCGGGGCGGCAACAGCGGcgacgcggccgcggcggccgccgtggcccgCCTGGAGGTGCTCGGCCACGCGCAGTCCGTCAGCGCCGTGGTGGCCGGCTACGACGGCAGGGAGGGCCCGTCGATGTACGCCgtcagcgccgccgcgccgccggagcGGGTGAGCCACGGCGCGGCCGGGAGCGGGGCGGGCCTCTGCGGGCCGGTGCTGGAGCGGCTCTCCCGGCCCGGGATGACGGTCAAGGAGGCCGTGGAGATCCTCGACCGGTGCATCAAGGAGGTCCGGCGGATCGGGCTGGCGAGCTTCGTGATCATGGTCGTCGACAAGGCCGGGGCCAGGGAGTACGCCAAGCGTCTGGTAGTAGTCAAGCCGAAACCTGAACTAGGAGGACGAAAGTTTGGTGGGGATACTCCTATgcaaaattag
- the LOC100844412 gene encoding cupincin: protein MKLTARSRLLLVLALAILSLCLSVSSASDWDTEREERGGQSAGRQGEGEQEQGRYSSSGRPYHYGEESFKYRTTTRHGRFRVLERFTHELLRDSPVGDRRVAVLEAAPRAFLQPSHYDADEVFYVREGEGVVVMLWKGKRQSFCVREGDVMVIPAGATVYSANTHDSRWFRVVMLLNPVSTPGRFGEFFPVGSGERQESFFGAFSDDILQASFNARKEEVEKVFEESSEGEITQAPEEQIRALSKSCSSSRGSGSGSRSEQDFKPTSIASKKPRYSNNHGRLSEITGDECPHLRRLDMEVGLANITRGSMMAMSYSTRATKIAVVVEGNGYFEMACPHMSGSSSRRSERRREREQEHGSEQERRERQEREHEQSSEEERRREREQGQREGGQKSRGYRQVGANIKEGSVIVLPAAHPATFVAGGDGNLAVLCFGVGAERDEKVFLTGKNSPLRQLVEEDEAARKLVFGERAQEAEKLVRGQSDDVFVRGPRQRQSGVADM from the exons ATGAAGCTCACAGCAAGATCGCGATTGTTGCTAGTGCTGGCACTAGCAATCCTCTCCCTCTGCCTCTCCGTCTCCTCCGCGTCCGACTGGGATACGGAGAGGGAAGAAAGGGGCGGCCAATCTGCCGGACggcaaggagaaggagaacaagaacaaggacGATACTCGTCGTCCGGCCGGCCGTACCACTACGGCGAAGAGAGCTTCAAGTACAGGACAACCACGCGCCACGGGCGCTTCAGGGTCCTGGAGCGCTTCACCCACGAGCTCCTCAGGGACTCCCCCGTCGGCGACCGCCGCGTGGCCGtgctggaggcggcgccgcgcgcgtTCCTGCAGCCAAGCCACTacgacgccgacgaggtgTTCTACGTCAGGGAAGGGGAAGGCGTGGTCGTGATGCTGTGGAAGGGGAAGAGGCAGTCCTTCTGCGTCCGGGAAGGCGATGTCATGGTGATCCCGGCCGGCGCCACCGTGTACTCCGCCAACACGCATGATTCCAGGTGGTTCCGTGTCGTGATGCTGCTTAACCCCGTGTCCACGCCCGGGCGGTTCGGGGAGTTCTTCCCTGTTGGGTCAGGGGAACGGCAGGAGTCCTTCTTCGGTGCCTTCAGCGACGACATCCTCCAGGCCTCCTTCAAC GCTCGTAaggaggaagtggagaaggtGTTCGAGGAGAGTAGCGAGGGCGAGATAACGCAGGCGCCGGAGGAGCAGATACGGGCGCTGAGCAAGTCGTGCTCCAGCTCcaggggcagcggcagcgggtcGCGCTCCGAGCAGGACTTCAAGCCGACGAGCATCGCCAGCAAGAAGCCGCGGTACTCGAACAACCACGGCAGGCTGTCGGAGATCACCGGCGACGAGTGCCCCCACCTCCGCAGGCTCGACATGGAAGTCGGCCTCGCCAACATCACCCGC GGGTCGATGATGGCCATGAGCTACAGCACCCGGGCGACCAAGATCGCGGTGGTCGTGGAGGGGAACGGATACTTCGAGATGGCGTGCCCGCACATGTCCGGCTCCTCCAGCCGCCGCTCCGAACGCCGCCGTGAGCGCGAGCAGGAGCACGGCAGCGAGCAGGAACGCCGTGAACGCCAGGAACGCGAGCACGAGCAGAGCAGCGAGGAAGAACGGCGCCGGGAGCGCGAGCAAGGGCAGCGCGAGGGCGGGCAGAAGTCGAGGGGGTACAGGCAGGTGGGGGCGAACATCAAGGAGGGTTCAGTGATCGTGCTCCCCGCGGCGCACCCGGCGACGTTCGTGGCGGGCGGCGATGGGAACCTGGCCGTGCTGTGCTtcggcgtcggcgcggagcgcgACGAGAAGGTGTTTTTAACGGGGAAGAACAGCCCGCTGAGGCAGCtggtggaggaagacgaggcggcCAGGAAGCTCGTGTTCGGGGAACGGGCCCAGGAGGCGGAGAAGCTCGTCCGTGGGCAGTCCGACGACGTGTTCGTCCGTGGCCCGCGCCAGCGCCAGAGCGGCGTTGCCGACATGTGA
- the LOC104581773 gene encoding G-type lectin S-receptor-like serine/threonine-protein kinase At2g19130 produces MSLLYIFLGLLLWITPSAATNDTLVAGQLLVVGDKLVSRNGKFALGFFQFHPATASNISKSSHNNATSWYLGIWFNKIPVFTTVWVANREHPIITNPNLTQLKISRDGNLVIVNNPTPSSIVVVWSTHIVRNRTQTSSSINTTTRAILLNSGNLALTDSSSPPSSDQLLWESFDYPTDVVLPGTKFGRNKITGLNWQGISKKSLVDPGLGSYSVELDSTSVIVLKRRDPSVVYWHWASSRTSSLNLIPILKAILQLDSRTKGLINPVYVDSNQEEYYMYTSPDDSSSTFVSLDISGQIKLNVWSQANQTWEIIYAQPADPCTPSATCGPFTVCNGIADPSCNCMKSFSQKSPQDWELDDRIGGCIRNTPLNCSTSSSNKNMTTSTDMFHPIAKVTLPYNPESADAASTQSKCQEACLSSCSCTAYSYSNNSRCSVWHGDLLSVNLNDGIDNDSQDVLYLRLSAKDLPGLRESKSRPSNVGLITAASIISFGLLMFIMLLLLVWRKKLKWCGSPLLYDGNQGNGGIIAFRYTDLVRATKNFSDKLGGGGFGSVYKGVLSDSTTSIAVKRLDGARQGEKQFRAEVSSVGLIQHINLVKLIGFCCEGDNRLLVYEHMVNGSLDGHLFRSNAAAVMNWNTRYQIALGVARGLSYLHQSCHECIIHCDIKPENILVDASFVPKVADFGMAAFVGRDFSRLLTTFRGTAGYLAPEWLSGVAITPKIDVYAFGMVLLEIISGKRNSPEAYTSSSYHVEYFPVQAINKLHVGDLQSLVDPKIHGDFNLEQAERVCKVACWCIQDNELNRPTMGEVVRVLEGVQEIDMPPMPRLLAAMTGQSDSTSM; encoded by the coding sequence ATGTCTCTACTTTACATATTCCTCGGGCTTCTCCTCTGGATCACTCCTTCTGCAGCTACAAACGATACTCTCGTGGCAGGCCAATTGCTGGTTGTCGGCGACAAGCTTGTCTCAAGAAATGGCAAGTTCGCACTCGGCTTCTTCCAGTTCCACCCAGCAACAGCAAGCAACATCAGTAAGTCTTCCCACAACAACGCCACCAGCTGGTACCTTGGCATATGGTTCAATAAGATCCCAGTTTTCACTACTGTGTGGGTTGCTAATAGGGAGCATCCCATCATCACCAACCCCAACCTCACACAGCTCAAGATCTCAAGAGATGGCAATCTTGTCATTGTAAACAATCCAACTCCATCATCCATAGTAGTAGTTTGGTCCACTCATATTGTCAGAAACAGGACACaaaccagcagcagcataaACACCACTACTCGTGCCATCCTATTGAACAGTGGAAACCTTGCCCTTACGGATAGCAGCAGCCCACCATCATCTGACCAACTCTTGTGGGAGAGCTTCGACTACCCGACAGACGTCGTGCTTCCTGGCACCAAGTTTGGCCGGAACAAGATCACCGGTTTGAACTGGCAGGGCATCTCAAAGAAGAGCCTCGTCGACCCGGGTCTCGGATCATACAGCGTTGAACTAGACAGCACCAGCGTTATCGTCCTCAAGCGCCGTGATCCATCTGTAGTGTATTGGCACTGGGCGTCGTCCAGAACATCATCATTGAATCTCATACCAATACTCAAAGCGATCCTACAGTTGGATTCACGGACCAAAGGCTTGATTAACCCAGTATATGTTGATAGCAACCAAGAAGAGTACTACATGTACACTTCACCAGATGATTCATCTTCCACATTCGTGTCGCTAGACATCTCTGGTCAGATCAAGCTGAACGTTTGGTCACAGGCCAACCAGACTTGGGAAATCATATATGCCCAGCCTGCCGATCCTTGCACTCCGTCCGCTACCTGCGGACCTTTCACCGTCTGCAACGGCATTGCAGATCCATCTTGTAACTGTATGAAGAGCTTCTCACAGAAGTCACCGCAGGATTGGGAGTTGGATGATCGAATAGGAGGATGCATCAGAAATACACCGTTGAATTGCAGCACTAGTAGTAGTAACAAAAACATGACAACTTCAACAGACATGTTCCACCCCATTGCTAAAGTTACATTGCCCTACAACCCAGAAAGCGCCGATGCCGCCTCCACGCAGAGCAAATGTCAAGAGGCTTGTCTCAGTTCCTGCTCTTGCACTGCTTATTCCTATAGCAACAATAGCAGATGCTCTGTCTGGCATGGGGATTTGCTTAGTGTGAATCTGAATGATGGCATTGATAATGATTCTCAAGATGTTCTTTACCTTCGCCTCTCTGCCAAAGATTTGCCAGGTTTGAGAGAAAGCAAAAGTAGACCATCAAATGTTGGACTTATTACTGCTGCAAGTATTATTAGTTTTGGGTTACTTATGTTCATCATGCTGCTGTTACTGGTCTGGAGGAAAAAACTCAAGTGGTGTGGTTCGCCATTATTATATGATGGCAATCAAGGTAATGGTGGGATTATAGCCTTTAGATACACTGACCTAGTTCGTGCTACTAAAAACTTCTCAGATAAGCTGGGAGGAGGTGGTTTTGGTTCTGTGTACAAGGGAGTGTTAAGTGACTCGACGACTAGTATAGCGGTGAAAAGGCTTGATGGTGCTCGTCAAGGGGAGAAGCAATTCAGGGCTGAGGTGAGCTCAGTTGGACTGATCCAGCATATCAACCTAGTCAAATTGATTGGTTTCTGTTGCGAAGGTGATAACAGGTTACTTGTGTATGAGCACATGGTAAATGGGTCTCTTGATGGCCATCTATTTAGGAgcaatgctgctgctgtcatGAATTGGAACACCAGATATCAAATAGCACTAGGAGTTGCTAGAGGACTGTCCTACTTGCATCAGAGTTGTCACGAGTGTATCATACACTGTGATATCAAGCCAGAAAACATACTTGTGGATGCATCATTTGTTCCTAAAGTTGCAGACTTTGGAATGGCGGCGTTTGTCGGAAGGGATTTTAGCCGACTTCTGACTACATTCAGAGGAACAGCAGGCTATCTTGCCCCAGAGTGGCTTAGCGGAGTTGCTATTACACCGAAAATCGATGTTTACGCCTTCGGCATGGTACTATTGGAAATCATATCAGGAAAGAGGAATTCACCTGAAGCGTACACTAGCAGCAGTTACCATGTTGAATATTTCCCTGTGCAAGCCATCAACAAGCTTCATGTGGGAGATCTGCAGAGTTTGGTGGATCCAAAGATACACGGTGACTTCAATTTGGAGCAGGCCGAAAGGGTTTGCAAAGTTGCATGCTGGTGCATCCAAGACAATGAGCTTAATCGACCGACGATGGGTGAAGTGGTCAGGGTTCTTGAGGGTGTACAGGAGATTGATATGCCCCCGATGCCAAGACTACTTGCAGCAATGACGGGACAGTCTGATTCAACTTCAATGTAA